GCAAAGTGCTGGCTACCGAGATCAGCAAGACCTCGGTAGGTGCAGCCTTGAGCAACCTCGATGAAAACGCTGTAGATAACGTCACCCTGGTGCGTTTGTCGGCTGAAGAACTGACCGAAGCCTTGAACGAAGTGCGCCCGTTCCGACGCCTTCACGGCATCGACCTCAAGAGCTACGAGTTCGCCAGCGTGTTCGTCGACCCGCCGCGTGCCGGCATGGACCCGGACACCTGCGAATTGACCCGACGCTTCGAGAACATCCTGTACATCTCCTGCAACCCGGAGACGCTGGCGGCGAACATTGCGCAACTGCATGACACACACCGTATTACCCAGTGTGCGTTGTTTGACCAGTTTCCGTGGACGCATCATATGGAGTCCGGGGTGTTGTTGACCCGGCGGTAACACGTCAGGACACCGAACATCGCCCAGTGTGGGAGCCGGTCAGCTGCCACATTGGCTCTTCATGTATCAGCAGAATCAGTGTCTTCCAGAACCTCCTTGCGCGGCCGCCCGCCCTTCTTGCCATTGGCTCGGGCGGCGGCGGATTTGGCGGCGCTGCTCTTGCGACCGTTGTGGGAGGCTACCAGGCTCGTAGCCAGGGCCATTAACGGCTGGCTGGTGGCGATAAGGTCCGTGATGGAAACATCCAGGTCTTGGGCCTCACAACAAAGCGCCTTACCGCCAAAGCCGACCTCCAACTGC
This genomic window from Pseudomonas sp. Bout1 contains:
- a CDS encoding DUF2442 domain-containing protein, with the protein product MKKIVKAKVLPYVPITEADIDTAIDRGRESKHLYAHASNVRYENECLSIGFSDGSRVMLPVAGLPEFEGFSVQDFQQLEVGFGGKALCCEAQDLDVSITDLIATSQPLMALATSLVASHNGRKSSAAKSAAARANGKKGGRPRKEVLEDTDSADT